The Triticum urartu cultivar G1812 chromosome 6, Tu2.1, whole genome shotgun sequence genome includes the window TCATATAGGAAATGTCGTACGAAAGCCTAGTGCACGCTTGGGTTGTGGGATGGCATGATCGGTCATTGGAAGAGTTCCACAACATGTTTGCTTTCGTTCACTGAACAGAAGGATAAAGACAAGCTGCAGATATTGCACGTAGCGCAAAATCTCTCGCCTCTCTCAATGTGTTCTGTTTAGCTCAAGCAACATCAATCGAGTTATGGCATTACTGATGCACTTCGTCCCTGATGATCTCCTCACAGCTGGAGACCTCAAATGCAGTCATAGACGACTGCACCTTAGCGGCCGCGGCTAATTCGGGTTAGTCTCTAATTCTCCCCACAAAAGGTGTTCTAATTTTGAGATCAAGATCTTATTTGTTGCAACCCTAAAGTATTATGTTTACCAAAAAAGTGGCATTATTTTCGAATATAAATAAAATTCTTGCCAAACTGATTCCGTTATTTTGCTTTTGAAAAAAAAAGGTGAAACATGCTCCATCACTTCAACGGCCAGTCCACATTTTAACGCCATGGTACGCCAGCCCCAGCAAGAGCAGCCATATACGTGGCCTACAGCCAAAGCGCGCGTGTTTAATTGAACTGATTAAGACAACAGAAACTAATAGATTTTATGTATAGAATCTAAAGTGTTTGAGCCGAGAGTTTTGTTGATGTCCTCTCGTGGTATCTTACAAACAGAAGATGCCTGGTTACTTATGTCAAAAGTTGTTGCTTATTTTATTTTGCGAATAAAAAGTTGTTGCTTATTTTATTTTGCGAATAAAAAGTTGTTGCTTATTTTATTTTGCGAATAAAAAGTTGTTGCTTATGTAAGCACAAAGTCCATAACAACATCTAGCTTCTTTTATGTATGGATATATGCGTCGTGTGAACACATATATGGGAGAATTGATATAAGTCATGGTCTCCAGTCAACACGGCTTTAGATTAGTGTAAACTGGACCAAGGACCAAATGAAAGCGCGTACCTAAGTTTGGCACTCTTGAGAGAAATCAACAAGTTAGAACACAATTCTTTAACACATTCTAGCACCGTCAATAACTGTTCTGTActaacaccccccccccccccccccccaaaaaaaagatTCCATGCATGCCCTTCCCTTTCTGCTTTCAGAAAAAGAGGGAAAAGGACATGCAAGGACAGCAAATACCATCCATCTCTTTGATTGATAATTCGGGTTTAACCCATGTGGAGAACAGACCTTGAGCTTTTATTCATCTTTGTTATATGTAGCTGCAACTAGGAGAAGATGTACCTAAATAAATAATAATAGGATGAAAAGTTCTCCATTTAAAAAGGTGGTAATGTAAAGCGGAAAGTAGGACACGCGGTTTGATTTAAAGGAAAAGCTGAAGTGCAGTGCGGGGCAGGCCCCAGCCCACTCGGTGGAGAATCAACAAAGCCACCGGAGACTTTCTTCAGTTTGTAGCTTGGCTTCTCTGCTTACTTATCAAGCCCCCAACTAACTCTCGTCTTGTTCCTCTTCCTCCGCTCCATTACATGTTTCTCCTTGACactggagagagagagagagagaggagagggagatgGCGAACATCTGCGGTGACCCGGGAAAGGCTCATGTGGCGGCGGATTACCGGCCGTCTAGCCCAGATGACGAATCTGTTCTCCAAGAACATAATTCAGGTGAGCTCGGAGATTTCCTCTGTTCTTCGTAGCAGCAGTGAGTAGAGATCAGGGATGGGAATTAACTGAATTAGTATCATACAACCATTGCTCTCTAAGATTAATGCCTCCTTAGTTTTCTTTCATAGACATCTACAGAATTTTGGTCTCGAGCTACTCTGTCCCACTTTATGAAAAAGTATTTTCTCAGGAAAAATCAGTAGATTTCTCCATTCCACAAATCATAAAGGCTGCAGCAACCATATATAACTGTGTGACGAACTGCAACCATATATTGCTCATGCCATCCTAACTGTTTTCTACTAAGGGGGGAAAAGATAGGCACCAACTTCAGTTGAACTCTATGTTCTGCTATGATATTCTTCAAAAATAAATCTATTCTTCAAAAAAAGTGATGATTAAATTTAGTATGTTAATGCGTGCTAATTGTATAACAGGGACAATGAACTCCAAGGCAAGCAGCAGTGCCGCCACCAGCGTCATGGCCTCTGTCGGCAGCGACGGTTCAAACGGTGGAACCAAACAGGGGTCTTTCCTCGAAGGCCAAATACTGGAGACACCGAACCTCCGGAAATTCACATTCCTTGAGATCCAGACAGCTACCAGGAAATTCAGGCCAGATGGTCTCATTGGGTTCGGGGGATTTGGGTGGGTGTACAAAGGGTGGGTCGATGAGAAGACGATGAACCCGACAACGAGTGGCCCTCGCATGGCTGTTGCTATTATGCATGGAAAGGAGGAATGGCAGGTAAAATCTGGCCCTTATACTGATTAAGTAAACCTTGAATTCTGAAATTCCAACAGCGTCATCACCTCTAAATGTTGCTGCAACTATGCGTAACAGAAATTTCTGACTGTCCACTTGCAATCGGACATAAAACTTTTGGGAAGGTTCTCTCATCCAAACCTTGTCAAGCTACTGGGCTACTGCTGGGAGGGCATGGAACTATTTCTTGTGTACGAGTTCATCACCCAAGGAAGCTTAGAACGCCATCTATTCTTCAGAGGTGAGCCGTTACTGACGACCATTTGTTTCATCCTATACTCTAGGCAATTTTACTTGCAGAAAATTGTTCATGGCCTTGCTTGTGCTCGCTGTGCTTTTACTTCGTCTCTGTGATACTGATTCGGGAAGTGATTGCAATTCTTGAAAAACCCAATTGGCTGAAATGTACTGACAATGGAACCTGAGGCGATTGAAATACTTTTCAGGAGGATGTGCTCCACTATCATGGGAAATAAGGCTTAAGATCGCCATCGGTGCAGCACGAGGACTTGCATTCTTGCATGCATCAGAGAAGAAAGCTATGTACCGTGACTTCAAGGCTTCCAGGATTCTTCTAGATGCAGTATTCTTTCTACCCTACAATGCATGTTTTATCTGTTGTCTGTTTATCAAGATCAAAATCTGGCCGTGTTTTGCTGGCAGGACTATAACGCGAAGCTCTCTGATTATGGGCTTGCTAAGCTTGGGTCAACCGGCAACTCGCGTATGACTATCATGCCCACGCGTACCCACGGGTATGCAGCTCCGGAATATGTAATAACTGGTATGTGCCCTTCTCACTCATCACATCTTTACAAATTTAGAGTTCTGCATCAAATAGGTTTGTGGTCATTCATGAAAATTGAGCTTTCTCAAGTGGATAATTTTT containing:
- the LOC125515339 gene encoding probable serine/threonine-protein kinase PIX13; its protein translation is MANICGDPGKAHVAADYRPSSPDDESVLQEHNSGTMNSKASSSAATSVMASVGSDGSNGGTKQGSFLEGQILETPNLRKFTFLEIQTATRKFRPDGLIGFGGFGWVYKGWVDEKTMNPTTSGPRMAVAIMHGKEEWQKFLTVHLQSDIKLLGRFSHPNLVKLLGYCWEGMELFLVYEFITQGSLERHLFFRGGCAPLSWEIRLKIAIGAARGLAFLHASEKKAMYRDFKASRILLDADYNAKLSDYGLAKLGSTGNSRMTIMPTRTHGYAAPEYVITGLLYEMSDVYSFGVMMLEMLSGQRARDPNRPKGQMSIIDWAKPLVDRRKVARLMDPRLKGQFNSKQALQVVHVALSCLDRDPSCRPSIKVVLEALEQI